In Reichenbachiella agarivorans, one genomic interval encodes:
- a CDS encoding hybrid sensor histidine kinase/response regulator transcription factor, translating to MTVLEEELAKAIMYSKKVQTDSCALILDKLETSYELLSSEQKLEYLYLRTDHTYETGNYLNSIEYARAYINLLEMHPTDSTKKEAILVYLGLNYYMIDELGLSIDTYYEALKIYQEKQDQFGIILCYLNLGKAYSDLKEYDKSLQYITKAIQGLKKLPEDSHRLSSWYSQLASVLISSNDLENARLYLDSALRSSENNNHINSLPEIYGKYGFMYKKKGEIQKAIENYQLAIDLAEELGDAFKKIELMNQLANTYNLNGYFDESISLLEPFLKEQLAQKSYQTRLTELETRLYYAYEGVGRYKDAIDLHEQFKYLRDSIKSLENFNQIKQASIRSMAAQHESENTLLKKQDELNQQTIKAQNTILISGLIVLLLVIIIAVIIYRASVINKKLSLENKRQADRLIQLDIAKSRFFANISHDLRTPMTLIMGGITQVLENKEVYLTAKAEKQLRIGLRNGERIIHLTNEINELIKLEDNKLAITPRYINVDEMLNLFVQMFSSAAEIKGVHLAYSRMISKGSTIIYADPYQFEKVLFNLITNGLKHIREKDSLTVSLSQEEDKLCISILDTGEGIPEENIPYIFDRYYQAPGTTFKTQEGFGIGLALVKEIIDKHNASIQVKSQLGTGTEFRIKIRQENIDPAEVTAFSKLDYSDDKRNLFRDIDEVETEAKPLVHIESIKNLSSNKRKKTILIVEDHPEVRDYIFDLISEYYTVLTASNGQRAIKVLEKESIDLIITDLMMPWFDGFELLDSLRQDDKLKKIPALVLSARTSEEDKEKVLNKGVNDILSKPFNPKELLVRIENLLNKKEWNNTKDEALFINNQETLDEVESSILKNVEQLILKKIDDPNLSVTYLSDQVFVSERKFYRLIKKLTNTTPYEYIKEVRLQYANKLIQEKKLSNSSEVARLIGMNNVSHFNTQFKKRFGKKPSELLQK from the coding sequence TGTGCCCTTATATTAGACAAATTAGAAACTAGCTATGAGCTGCTAAGCTCTGAACAAAAATTAGAATACCTCTACCTGAGGACTGACCATACTTATGAGACAGGTAATTACCTCAATTCCATAGAATACGCCAGGGCATACATAAATCTATTGGAGATGCACCCAACAGATTCAACAAAAAAAGAGGCTATATTGGTATATTTAGGCCTAAACTACTACATGATTGATGAGCTTGGTTTATCCATAGATACATATTACGAAGCATTAAAGATATACCAAGAAAAACAAGACCAATTTGGCATTATTCTTTGCTACCTCAACCTAGGCAAAGCTTATTCTGATTTGAAAGAGTATGACAAATCTTTGCAATACATCACTAAGGCCATTCAGGGTTTAAAAAAACTACCCGAAGATTCACATAGACTCAGCTCTTGGTATTCGCAGTTGGCCAGTGTATTAATCTCATCGAATGACTTGGAAAATGCTCGATTGTATCTGGATAGTGCCTTACGTTCTTCAGAAAACAACAACCATATCAATAGTCTTCCCGAAATATATGGCAAATATGGATTCATGTATAAAAAGAAGGGTGAAATACAAAAGGCAATCGAGAATTATCAATTAGCTATAGACCTAGCTGAAGAATTGGGGGATGCCTTTAAGAAAATAGAGCTAATGAATCAATTAGCCAACACGTACAACTTAAACGGTTATTTCGATGAATCCATTTCGCTATTAGAACCATTTCTAAAAGAGCAACTTGCCCAAAAAAGCTATCAAACGAGACTCACAGAATTGGAAACACGCCTTTATTATGCATATGAAGGCGTGGGTAGGTACAAAGATGCCATTGATCTTCATGAGCAGTTCAAGTACCTAAGAGACTCCATTAAGAGCTTAGAAAATTTCAACCAGATCAAACAAGCATCGATCCGATCCATGGCTGCTCAACATGAATCAGAAAACACTTTGCTCAAAAAGCAAGATGAACTCAATCAGCAAACTATCAAGGCGCAAAACACCATATTGATCTCAGGTCTCATTGTGCTGTTGTTGGTAATAATCATTGCGGTCATCATCTATAGAGCTTCCGTCATCAATAAAAAATTGTCTCTGGAAAATAAACGACAAGCAGATCGACTGATTCAACTAGACATAGCTAAGTCTAGATTTTTTGCTAATATTTCCCACGATCTACGCACACCCATGACACTCATCATGGGGGGTATAACACAAGTATTAGAAAATAAAGAAGTTTATTTAACCGCTAAAGCAGAGAAACAATTGCGTATTGGACTTAGAAATGGCGAAAGAATCATTCACCTGACCAATGAAATCAATGAACTGATCAAACTAGAGGATAACAAACTGGCCATTACTCCACGGTACATCAATGTAGACGAAATGCTAAATTTGTTTGTGCAAATGTTTAGTTCGGCAGCAGAAATAAAAGGTGTACACCTCGCCTACTCTCGAATGATCTCTAAGGGCAGTACCATTATTTACGCAGACCCTTACCAGTTTGAAAAGGTCTTGTTCAACCTCATCACCAATGGCCTTAAGCACATCAGAGAAAAGGATTCGCTGACGGTGAGCTTGAGTCAAGAGGAAGATAAACTTTGCATTTCTATCCTAGATACTGGAGAAGGTATTCCCGAAGAAAACATCCCTTACATTTTTGACAGGTACTATCAAGCACCAGGAACCACCTTCAAAACACAAGAGGGTTTTGGAATTGGTTTGGCGCTAGTCAAAGAGATCATAGACAAGCACAACGCTAGCATCCAAGTAAAAAGCCAATTAGGCACGGGCACTGAATTTAGAATCAAAATTCGACAAGAAAATATAGACCCAGCAGAGGTGACTGCATTCTCAAAACTTGATTACAGTGATGATAAGAGAAACTTATTCAGAGATATCGATGAAGTAGAAACTGAGGCGAAACCACTGGTCCACATAGAGAGTATCAAAAATCTCTCGAGCAACAAAAGGAAAAAAACAATTCTTATCGTAGAAGATCATCCAGAAGTTCGGGATTATATCTTTGACCTCATATCCGAATATTACACGGTATTGACAGCATCCAACGGCCAACGCGCCATCAAAGTATTGGAAAAAGAATCCATTGATTTGATTATTACTGATTTGATGATGCCATGGTTCGATGGTTTTGAGCTTTTGGATAGTCTAAGACAAGATGATAAGCTAAAGAAAATACCTGCTTTGGTATTGTCTGCCAGGACATCCGAAGAAGACAAGGAAAAAGTACTGAATAAAGGTGTCAATGACATTTTATCCAAACCATTCAATCCTAAAGAACTGCTAGTAAGAATAGAAAACCTACTCAACAAAAAGGAATGGAACAATACCAAGGACGAAGCATTATTTATCAACAATCAAGAAACCTTGGATGAGGTAGAATCTTCCATTTTGAAAAATGTAGAACAATTGATCCTAAAGAAAATAGACGACCCTAACCTAAGTGTCACCTATCTCTCCGACCAGGTATTTGTCAGTGAGCGAAAATTTTATCGTCTAATCAAAAAACTCACCAACACTACTCCATACGAATACATCAAAGAAGTGCGACTTCAATATGCCAATAAATTGATTCAAGAAAAGAAGCTCAGTAACTCTTCAGAAGTAGCACGATTGATCGGCATGAACAATGTCAGCCATTTCAATACTCAATTCAAAAAACGATTCGGCAAAAAACCCTCCGAACTGCTCCAAAAATAG
- a CDS encoding potassium channel family protein produces the protein MLNSSERHKINRIVFGILIGLILYLVLITLLIRFERDSSQSTITNYHQAVWYTVVTLTTVGYGDIYPNTIYGRVIGYIFVLLSVGIYGLLIGQITNIVTTIKQNKMLGYNGTVFEDHVVIIGWSDFGQLVTEQLIGASKQVAIVTNQRAEIDLIHEKYDKKHVFTLYADFENFEVLKKVNIEKSSVVFVNLTDDTEKLVFILNIKKIYDQLEFVVTLQNANLKNTFINAGVTNAISPQEISSKILASYMFEPDVAAYTEDIMSFAHTPTDYDIKQFLVTYDNPFLNQKYQLAFDQIKSRYNGVLIGMVKRNSHGKRHLIKNPQKDYTIELSDYLIVIVNGSSFELIQKAFNVKEGYFKER, from the coding sequence ATGCTCAACTCCTCCGAGAGACACAAGATCAATAGAATTGTATTTGGGATTCTGATCGGTCTGATACTTTACTTGGTGCTCATCACCTTGTTGATCAGATTCGAGAGAGATAGCAGTCAATCCACCATCACCAACTATCATCAAGCAGTCTGGTACACAGTCGTGACATTGACAACCGTAGGATATGGAGATATCTATCCCAATACGATTTATGGTAGAGTAATTGGCTATATATTCGTATTACTAAGTGTTGGTATTTACGGTCTGCTTATAGGTCAAATCACCAACATTGTTACTACTATTAAACAGAACAAAATGCTAGGCTACAACGGGACAGTATTTGAAGACCATGTCGTAATCATAGGGTGGAGTGACTTTGGTCAGTTGGTGACTGAGCAGCTCATTGGCGCAAGCAAGCAAGTTGCCATTGTGACCAACCAACGGGCTGAGATAGACCTCATTCATGAAAAATATGACAAGAAACACGTATTTACGCTATACGCAGATTTCGAAAATTTTGAAGTACTCAAGAAAGTCAATATTGAAAAATCATCGGTTGTGTTCGTAAACCTCACAGACGATACCGAAAAATTGGTCTTTATTCTCAACATCAAAAAAATCTATGACCAATTAGAATTTGTGGTCACACTCCAAAATGCGAACCTCAAAAACACTTTTATCAATGCAGGTGTGACCAATGCAATCTCTCCACAAGAGATCTCATCCAAAATATTGGCAAGTTATATGTTCGAGCCAGATGTTGCTGCGTACACCGAGGACATTATGTCTTTTGCACACACACCTACCGACTATGACATCAAGCAGTTTTTGGTCACTTATGACAATCCATTTCTCAACCAAAAATACCAATTGGCCTTTGATCAAATCAAAAGCAGATACAATGGTGTGCTGATAGGCATGGTCAAAAGAAATAGCCATGGAAAGAGACACTTAATCAAGAATCCACAAAAAGACTATACAATCGAGTTGAGTGATTATCTAATTGTAATCGTCAATGGCAGTTCATTTGAATTGATTCAAAAGGCATTTAACGTCAAAGAAGGGTATTTCAAAGAAAGATAA
- a CDS encoding GOLPH3/VPS74 family protein — MKLSLAEGLMLIALDDEEGRLLAAAEHSINHGLLAILILELSLIKRVSFDNGKIVVKDTTGTGNKVLDNVLKAIGGGGDTVPVTIKKIAGSFEHIQDDVIELLVQRGILKVESTKLLWIPVSERMDNANYAFEQEIRDTLKAVVQSGKKPTPAIVILMSIIHSCGILEEVFKDRDALIDAVKVAKDIGSTGFVDDSTRVVLEDLKSHFGTL; from the coding sequence ATGAAGTTAAGTTTAGCAGAAGGATTGATGCTGATTGCCTTGGATGATGAAGAAGGAAGATTATTGGCAGCAGCAGAACATTCTATAAATCACGGCTTGCTAGCCATCTTAATATTGGAGCTTTCGTTGATCAAGCGTGTATCATTTGACAATGGAAAAATAGTAGTAAAGGATACGACAGGAACTGGAAATAAGGTTCTTGATAATGTCTTGAAGGCAATAGGAGGGGGAGGAGATACAGTACCTGTGACCATAAAGAAAATTGCTGGCTCATTCGAGCACATTCAAGATGATGTGATCGAACTACTGGTTCAGAGAGGGATATTGAAAGTGGAGTCTACTAAACTACTTTGGATTCCAGTCTCAGAAAGAATGGATAATGCTAACTATGCATTTGAGCAGGAAATAAGAGATACTTTGAAGGCAGTTGTACAAAGTGGTAAAAAGCCAACACCCGCAATTGTCATCCTCATGTCAATTATCCACAGTTGTGGAATTTTAGAAGAGGTGTTCAAGGATAGAGACGCATTGATTGATGCTGTCAAAGTAGCTAAAGATATAGGGTCTACGGGTTTTGTAGATGATAGTACCAGAGTAGTACTAGAAGATTTGAAATCTCACTTTGGTACGTTGTAA
- a CDS encoding cation:proton antiporter, with translation MGILDLITLLIFLAAVFTLINITLLKLPSTIGLMAIALASSVAIVMLGFVMPSVLNGAEHIIQEFDFKEVLLNVMLNFLLFAGALSVDLTKLLEERLPVIILATLGTLMSTFIVGYLMFFAFPLMGTEVDLIYCLLFGALISPTDPIAVLSLVKKVGLNKRLEIKIAGESLFNDGVGVVIFLTILGIAQAGSGHGGEATVMSVAGLFVTEVVGGLLMGAGFGYVGFKLLNYIDNDHVELEVLVTLTLVMVGGRVAELLHVSAPLAMVVMGLFIGNEGRSEHLANATGVYVYKFWHLLDEALNAILFILIGLEFIVITQTFQDHYLIVMPVAIVVVLFARFLGVAIPIKVMGAFGTKFEKKTILILTWGGLRGGISVALALSLSNDIPAKDIILTATYAVVVFSILVQGLTIEKIMK, from the coding sequence ATGGGCATACTTGACTTGATCACTTTGCTGATTTTTTTGGCAGCAGTTTTTACACTTATCAACATCACACTTCTTAAACTTCCATCTACAATTGGGTTGATGGCTATTGCATTGGCATCTTCTGTAGCAATCGTTATGCTGGGTTTTGTCATGCCCTCTGTGTTGAATGGTGCCGAACATATTATTCAAGAATTTGATTTCAAAGAAGTGCTTCTCAATGTCATGCTGAACTTCTTGTTGTTTGCAGGTGCGTTGTCTGTGGATTTGACCAAGCTGCTCGAAGAGCGACTTCCAGTAATCATTTTGGCTACTTTGGGGACCTTGATGTCAACTTTTATTGTTGGCTACCTAATGTTTTTTGCCTTTCCTCTGATGGGTACAGAGGTTGATTTGATTTATTGTTTGCTATTTGGTGCTCTTATTTCTCCTACAGATCCGATTGCGGTTTTGTCGTTGGTGAAAAAAGTCGGCCTAAACAAAAGACTTGAAATCAAAATAGCAGGTGAGTCATTGTTCAATGACGGAGTAGGAGTTGTGATTTTCTTGACGATACTGGGGATTGCTCAAGCAGGTAGTGGGCATGGAGGAGAAGCAACTGTGATGAGTGTGGCGGGATTGTTTGTCACAGAAGTAGTCGGAGGTTTGTTGATGGGTGCTGGATTTGGTTATGTGGGGTTCAAGCTCTTGAATTATATAGACAATGACCATGTAGAGCTAGAAGTGCTGGTGACATTGACTTTGGTCATGGTAGGAGGTAGAGTAGCTGAACTGCTGCATGTGTCAGCACCTTTGGCAATGGTTGTCATGGGGTTATTTATAGGCAATGAGGGTAGAAGTGAACACTTGGCCAATGCGACAGGTGTTTATGTGTACAAATTCTGGCATTTGTTGGATGAAGCGTTGAATGCGATATTGTTCATTTTGATAGGGTTGGAGTTTATTGTGATTACGCAAACATTCCAAGATCATTATTTGATCGTGATGCCTGTTGCGATCGTGGTGGTTTTGTTTGCTAGGTTCTTAGGGGTTGCTATTCCAATCAAAGTGATGGGTGCTTTTGGGACGAAGTTTGAGAAAAAGACCATTCTTATTTTGACATGGGGCGGGCTTAGAGGTGGTATATCTGTAGCACTTGCACTATCTTTATCAAATGACATCCCTGCAAAGGACATTATTCTCACTGCTACTTATGCAGTTGTGGTATTTTCGATTCTAGTGCAGGGATTGACAATTGAAAAAATTATGAAATAA
- the serA gene encoding phosphoglycerate dehydrogenase, protein MTESKVTNFIIDFDSTFTQVEALDVLCTLAFQDEDEKKVALAEIERITNLAMGGELSFRESLESRLKILRANKNHIPQLIEKLKPLVSKSFIRNRDFLETNAQNVYILSNGFKEFICPIVKEYGILEDHVYANTFEYDDDGIIIGFDKENILSKSKGKPALIDSLKLEGDIYVIGDGYNDYEIRKEGKANRFYAFTENVKRKNVMEFADHIAPSLDEILYHNNMKGALSYPKNRIKILLLENIHSRGVKIVENEGYQVEVYPAGLTEDELIEKIKDVSILGIRSKTIVTKRVLEHANRLMSIGAFCIGTNQIDLDECTKRGITVFNAPYSNTRSVVELAIGEMIMLIRNLPDKIAKMHEGVWDKSANNSFEIRGKKLGIVGYGNIGKQLSVLAEAMGLQVYYYDVDEALPIGNVTKCDSLNEMLAQVDIISLHVDGRPSNENIISKEQFDVMKEGVIFMNLSRGHVVDIPELKKAILSGKIAGTAVDVFPEEPLSNKHEFISELRGLPNVILTPHIGGSTLEAQENIAEFVPNKIISYINTGSTTNSVNFPDLALPKLQNAHRFIHIHHNQPGIIAEINNILAEHNINVLGQYLKTNETVGYVITDIDTKYQKDVLKVMKKIEGTIRFRVLY, encoded by the coding sequence ATGACAGAATCTAAGGTCACAAATTTCATCATTGATTTTGACAGTACATTTACACAAGTGGAGGCACTTGATGTGTTGTGCACATTGGCATTTCAAGACGAGGATGAAAAGAAGGTCGCTCTTGCTGAAATAGAAAGGATAACCAACCTTGCCATGGGAGGCGAACTATCCTTCAGAGAATCGCTAGAAAGTCGGTTGAAAATACTGAGGGCAAATAAAAACCATATTCCACAATTAATTGAAAAATTAAAGCCACTGGTATCAAAATCTTTCATCCGAAACAGAGATTTTCTTGAAACAAATGCGCAGAATGTGTACATACTTTCTAATGGATTCAAAGAGTTCATCTGCCCTATAGTCAAAGAGTATGGTATCTTGGAAGATCACGTTTATGCCAATACTTTTGAGTACGATGATGATGGTATCATCATCGGTTTTGACAAGGAAAATATCTTATCAAAGAGCAAAGGAAAACCAGCCCTCATAGATTCCTTAAAATTAGAGGGTGATATCTATGTCATCGGTGATGGATACAATGACTATGAAATTCGAAAAGAAGGAAAGGCCAATCGTTTTTATGCCTTTACCGAAAATGTGAAAAGAAAAAATGTGATGGAATTTGCTGACCACATAGCACCATCTTTAGACGAAATACTATATCATAACAATATGAAAGGAGCACTCTCTTATCCTAAGAACAGGATCAAAATCCTACTGCTGGAAAATATCCATAGTAGAGGTGTCAAAATAGTTGAAAACGAAGGTTATCAGGTAGAAGTCTATCCTGCAGGATTGACAGAAGACGAGCTAATCGAAAAAATCAAGGATGTGTCTATCCTAGGTATCAGGTCCAAAACTATTGTCACCAAACGAGTATTAGAACATGCCAATCGTTTGATGTCTATCGGTGCATTTTGTATCGGTACCAATCAAATAGATTTGGATGAGTGTACCAAGAGAGGCATCACAGTTTTCAATGCTCCATATAGTAATACAAGATCTGTTGTGGAACTGGCTATCGGAGAGATGATCATGTTGATCAGAAACCTACCAGACAAGATTGCCAAAATGCATGAAGGTGTATGGGACAAATCTGCCAACAATAGTTTCGAGATCAGAGGCAAAAAGCTAGGAATCGTAGGATACGGCAACATCGGCAAACAGCTGTCTGTTTTGGCAGAAGCCATGGGTCTGCAAGTATATTACTATGATGTGGACGAAGCATTACCTATTGGAAATGTAACCAAGTGTGACTCGCTCAACGAAATGCTTGCGCAAGTGGACATTATCTCACTTCATGTAGATGGACGACCTAGCAATGAAAACATCATCAGCAAAGAACAATTTGATGTCATGAAAGAAGGTGTCATTTTCATGAATCTTTCAAGAGGTCATGTGGTGGATATACCTGAATTAAAAAAAGCGATTCTCTCTGGCAAAATTGCAGGTACTGCAGTAGATGTATTCCCAGAAGAGCCATTGAGCAACAAGCATGAGTTCATCTCTGAATTGAGAGGATTGCCCAACGTAATCTTGACTCCTCATATCGGAGGTAGCACGCTCGAAGCGCAAGAAAACATTGCTGAATTTGTTCCTAACAAGATCATCAGTTATATCAATACTGGATCTACCACCAACAGTGTGAATTTCCCAGATTTGGCCTTGCCCAAGTTGCAGAATGCGCACAGGTTCATACACATTCACCACAACCAGCCAGGTATCATTGCTGAAATCAACAATATCCTAGCGGAACATAATATCAATGTATTGGGTCAATACCTCAAGACAAACGAAACCGTAGGTTACGTAATCACAGACATTGACACAAAATACCAAAAAGATGTGCTGAAAGTCATGAAAAAGATAGAAGGTACAATCAGATTCAGAGTATTGTATTAA
- a CDS encoding aminotransferase class V-fold PLP-dependent enzyme — protein MNKIFFTPGPSALYFTAEQHIKEAIKNDILSISHRSKQYIKIHEETVNALKQLLNLPDGYQIGFTSSATEIWERIAENLIGENSYHFVNGSFSEKFHQTAQSLGKNAILNEVEPGTNHDLSKVVIPDEVELIGLAQNETSTGAMLPVADIEELRSRNLDKLLAIDSVSSLPVTNYDFSKLDTLYFSVQKCFGLPAGLGVWIYNERCLEKARQLQANGVYHDTYNSLLSIDKFAQKHQTSCTPNVLNIYLLGKVVQDMLTKGLDQIRQETAYKSALIYNLFENHEKLTPFVKEKKFRSLTIGVAEVAGGTDKLMEALGAKGLQVGSGYSQFKGKQIRIANFPTHSKEQMELLVDTINGLDF, from the coding sequence ATGAACAAAATCTTCTTCACTCCAGGCCCATCTGCTTTGTACTTTACCGCAGAACAACATATCAAGGAAGCTATCAAAAACGATATCCTATCTATCAGCCACAGAAGCAAACAATATATCAAAATTCACGAAGAGACAGTCAATGCTTTGAAGCAATTGCTCAATCTGCCTGATGGGTATCAAATTGGATTTACTTCGTCAGCTACCGAAATTTGGGAGAGGATCGCAGAAAACTTGATTGGAGAAAACTCTTACCACTTTGTCAATGGTTCATTTTCAGAAAAATTTCATCAAACTGCCCAATCATTGGGCAAAAATGCCATTCTCAACGAAGTAGAACCTGGCACCAACCATGACCTATCTAAAGTAGTCATTCCAGATGAGGTAGAACTAATCGGGCTTGCTCAAAACGAAACTAGTACAGGTGCCATGTTGCCAGTCGCTGATATCGAAGAACTAAGAAGTCGCAACCTAGACAAACTTTTGGCAATTGACTCTGTAAGCTCTCTGCCTGTAACTAACTACGACTTTAGCAAATTGGATACTTTGTATTTTTCCGTACAAAAATGCTTTGGCTTGCCTGCTGGTTTGGGTGTATGGATTTACAATGAAAGATGTCTTGAAAAGGCGCGTCAGTTACAGGCCAATGGCGTCTATCATGACACCTACAATAGCTTGTTGAGTATTGATAAGTTCGCTCAAAAACACCAAACCAGCTGCACCCCGAATGTTCTCAACATCTATTTGTTGGGCAAAGTAGTACAAGACATGCTGACCAAAGGTTTGGATCAGATCAGACAGGAAACTGCGTACAAAAGTGCTTTGATCTACAACCTATTTGAAAATCATGAAAAGCTCACACCATTTGTCAAAGAAAAGAAATTCAGGTCTCTTACAATTGGTGTAGCTGAAGTAGCAGGTGGAACTGACAAACTAATGGAAGCATTGGGAGCCAAAGGGCTACAAGTGGGTAGTGGTTACAGCCAATTCAAAGGCAAACAAATCCGAATTGCTAACTTCCCTACTCACTCCAAGGAGCAAATGGAATTGTTGGTTGACACCATCAATGGTCTTGACTTCTAA
- a CDS encoding universal stress protein, with the protein MKSFKKILVALDHTDLDKELIRTASFISKIAKSEEVLFINIIKSTNIPEQIKKEFPNLINDALKERKQDIQLIIDRYFDNPDTKIKVEIKSGQPTKYILKHSASNDTDLIIIGRKNEKKGGGVLIHRVARRAGCSLLIVPKGFDKKINKILVPIDYSNHSLDTLNQVIKICTENMPKVKIIPQNVYQVPSGYHYAGKTYGDFAKIMEENSEKEYQAFASKVRKNDLDIQPVFTLDRDEDIIGTIYKSAKKMRANAIVIGAKGVTGTTALFLGSSAEKLIQLDSEIPLFVMRVKGQQKGIIEYLMKL; encoded by the coding sequence ATGAAAAGCTTTAAAAAGATACTGGTTGCCTTGGATCATACAGATCTAGACAAAGAACTCATTCGTACCGCCTCATTCATTTCGAAGATCGCTAAAAGTGAAGAAGTTCTATTCATAAACATCATCAAAAGCACCAATATACCCGAGCAGATCAAAAAGGAATTTCCCAATTTGATCAATGATGCCTTGAAGGAGAGAAAACAAGATATCCAACTGATCATTGACAGATACTTTGATAATCCTGACACCAAAATAAAAGTTGAAATCAAATCTGGACAGCCGACCAAATACATTTTAAAGCACAGTGCCAGCAATGACACAGACCTGATTATCATTGGTCGCAAAAATGAGAAAAAGGGAGGTGGCGTATTGATACATAGGGTTGCCAGGAGAGCGGGCTGTTCATTGCTGATCGTCCCCAAAGGATTCGATAAGAAAATCAATAAGATTTTGGTTCCAATTGATTACTCCAATCACTCATTAGATACGCTCAACCAAGTGATTAAAATCTGTACAGAAAATATGCCTAAGGTCAAAATCATTCCACAAAATGTATATCAGGTACCTTCAGGATATCATTATGCAGGCAAGACCTATGGTGATTTTGCCAAAATCATGGAAGAAAACAGTGAAAAAGAATACCAGGCATTCGCATCCAAAGTACGTAAAAATGACCTTGACATTCAGCCTGTATTCACTCTAGACAGAGATGAAGACATCATTGGTACAATCTACAAGTCAGCAAAGAAAATGAGAGCAAATGCAATTGTCATTGGTGCCAAAGGAGTAACAGGTACTACCGCATTGTTCCTAGGTAGCAGTGCCGAAAAATTGATTCAATTGGACTCTGAAATCCCGCTTTTTGTAATGAGAGTCAAAGGTCAACAAAAGGGCATAATAGAATATCTGATGAAACTCTAA
- a CDS encoding MarR family winged helix-turn-helix transcriptional regulator — translation MGLSEDIKQAKFKSEFDKVVVNMMFTSNWLNQQEFYLFKPYGLTTQQYNTLRILRGQHPKAATINLIIDRMLDRMSNASRIVDKLVTKGLVSREINEKDRRAVDVKITSEGLRLLDELDLKLTDLVQKINVFTPEECVQMNSFLDRFRGTKPD, via the coding sequence ATGGGTTTAAGTGAAGATATAAAACAGGCCAAATTCAAATCAGAATTCGATAAAGTGGTGGTGAACATGATGTTTACCAGCAATTGGCTGAATCAACAAGAATTCTATTTGTTCAAGCCCTATGGATTGACGACTCAGCAGTACAATACCCTTCGGATCTTGAGAGGACAGCATCCCAAGGCTGCTACTATCAATTTGATCATTGATAGGATGTTGGATCGGATGTCTAATGCTTCTCGGATTGTAGATAAGTTGGTAACCAAAGGATTGGTTTCTAGGGAGATCAATGAAAAGGACAGGAGGGCAGTTGACGTGAAAATTACGAGTGAAGGATTGAGACTACTCGATGAACTAGATCTGAAGCTTACAGACCTAGTTCAAAAAATCAATGTATTTACTCCAGAAGAATGCGTTCAAATGAATTCATTCTTGGATAGGTTCAGAGGGACGAAACCCGATTAG
- a CDS encoding DoxX family protein — protein sequence MINRFQIIKYTPRIVVAFILLQTLWFKFGIGGAEALEESKMIFVTLSNALFGNNHHEAFLRIGTGIVELAISILIFTRWSYYGALMGIGVMIGALLSHLLFLGISINQDSGQLMAMSIITLIGCIKIAYDEKFSKV from the coding sequence ATGATTAACAGGTTCCAAATCATTAAATACACTCCACGAATTGTTGTGGCATTTATTCTCCTTCAAACACTCTGGTTTAAATTCGGAATAGGTGGAGCAGAAGCCCTAGAGGAATCCAAAATGATCTTTGTCACTTTGTCAAACGCCCTGTTTGGTAACAATCACCATGAGGCGTTTCTTAGAATCGGAACTGGTATTGTAGAGCTTGCAATATCTATTTTGATATTTACTCGCTGGTCATATTATGGCGCTTTGATGGGTATTGGTGTGATGATAGGAGCCCTCCTATCACATCTTTTATTCCTAGGAATTTCTATCAACCAAGATTCAGGACAACTGATGGCCATGTCCATAATCACCCTGATTGGCTGTATCAAAATCGCTTATGATGAGAAATTTAGTAAGGTTTGA